The following nucleotide sequence is from Bacillota bacterium.
CACAGGCTACCGTGACGGCGAATTCGGTGAACAGTTCACCGGCTATTCCGCTAAGAAACACCACGGGAAAGAAGACACATATGGTCGTGAGGGTGGAGGCAAATATGGCTCCAAAAACCTCGTTGCTGCCCTTGACGGCAGCATCCCTCGGTGTTGCCCCGAGCTGAAAATGACGATAGATATTTTCACTGACCACGATCGAGTTGTCAACGAGCATCCCGGCGGACAGGGCCAACCCTCCCAGGGTCATCAGGTTGATGGTCATCTTCGTGAAATAGAGAATGGAAAAAGTGAAGATGACGGCTGTGGGGATGGAAAGCCCGATGATCAAGGCGGTACGCCAATTTTTTAAAAAGAGCATGAGTATGACGATGGCCAGCAAGGCGCCTCCAAGAAGTGTCCACCCCAGATCCTTGAGTGCCATCTCTATTTCGCGTCCCTGGTCAAGCGGGAAGGCATAGGAGATCTCTTTCCCATCGGAAGCGAATTCATCTTTTATCTCATCAAGAACCTTGCGGACTTCACGGGCCACGGCCACGGTATTGGCGTCTCCCTCCTTCTGGAGGATAAGACTGATGCCCGGTTGCCGATTTATCCTCGTTATGGTGCTTTGGGGGTGTTTGGCGATTCCGATATCGCCTATCGACCCGAGATATATGGGAATCAGGGGGAGATCCCCCTCGAACATCTGGGTTTGATCGGCCATGCCTGCCTGGGTAAGGATGTAAGTCAAGGCAAGTTCGGCCAGGGAATCTTCGATTTTTCGTGATGCATGATCGAGCTCCCTGGTAACCCCCGCCTTGATCTGTTCCATCCACAATTCATAATCCGGGACCCTGCTGACAACCAGGTTCCCGATCTGCTCCTCGTCAATGTTCTTCAGGTAATCATCCTGAATCGGTATGATTATCTGTCCCTGATCCAGTTCTTCGGGGGGGAGAAGGTCATCGGCGGGTTCCCAGGGCAGATATTCTCTCCATTCCGGGGGGAGAAGATCGACCAGAGTGTCGGTAGAAACCGTATCGTCCTGCTGGTCAGGTGCAAGTGTGATAGATACATAATTGCGATCTTTATCTATGTGAATATCTTCGACCATGTCTTTCAGATAGATGGTTTCCATCGGAATATCTTCCGGTTTGAACTCCGGAAGGTCCATGGAAGATAGATGCTTGTTGAGGTCGATGTTGATTGATTTTCCTATAATATTTTTTAATTTCTCCTCGTCCATGTTGAACCCGACGACGATATTCCTGATCAAATCGATGTCCGGGGTTTTGCCCACGAATCGCAATCGGACATTGTGTTCGTCTATATCCTTGATGCCTGCCGGTATATCGAGTAGACTGGCTCTCAGAATATCCACGATCGTACTGAAGGATAGATTGTTCTCTTCCACCATTCTGGGAGAAAGGTGAACAAAAAGGTCCTGGTTGATTCCCCCCTCAACGCTGACGCTGGCAATACCCGGGACGGTGTCCAAACGGGGGGCAATGACTTCATGGGCCTGGTCGGTGAGTGCAATCAGATCCTCGCTTCCGCTTACCGAAACCTGCATGATAGGCATCATGGTCGGGTCGAATTCCAGTATTATGGGACGCTGGACGCCTTCCGGCAAGGTAAGCAGGTCCAGTCGTGCACCGATATCTTCCCTCAGTGCACTGACATTGGTACCCCATTTGAACTGGAGGACGATCAAGGAAAGGCTTTCCTGTGAAAAAGAATAAAGCGTGGTCAGACCGCTGGTGGTGGAGGCCATATCCTCGATTGGTTCTGTGACCAGGCTAAGAGTTTCCTGGGGGGCGCTTCCCGGAAAAAGGGTGATGACCGCAAGGACCGGGGGTTCTATATCTGGCAGAAGGCCGAGAGAAGCCTGGGACAATGAAACGATGCCGATAACCATGACAAGAAGTAGTATGGTGCATGTTGCAATCGGCCGTTCTACAGCCAGTTTTGCTAGATTCATTTTCTGGTCCTCATGGCTATACCTGCTTTTATCTAAAAAAATACAACACAAACATTTTAACATAACCGCATCTTGTTGGCCAAATAATATTTATCGCCGGACCGCGGCAGTGAAGCCATTACTGCGAAAAACCCTCCGGCCAATGGCTTGAACCGGATCCTGATCGGAAAAGATTTTGAACTGGAAAAAGTCTGGGAATAGGAAGATAATTGTTGAAAATAATAACAATATCGCTCTTTGTCTTTACTTTGCTACCCCTGTTTCTTATACTAATGATAATGATCAGCATCTATAATATAAATATGGGGAGACATATTGAGAGGGTGGTTGTACAGTTATGGTAACTGCTATCTTGATCGGTGCAGGTGACAGGGGAAGCGGTGTATACGGACAGTGGGCACTGAAAAATAAAAAAAGAATAAGATTTGTAGCGGTTGCCGAGCCAAGGCCCGTCAGGCGTGAAAAGTTTGCTGCGGCGCATGGCATCGGCCCTGAAAAATGTTTCGAATCCTGGGAAGATATCCTGGAGCAGGAAAAAATGGCTGACATATGTTTTGTCGCCACCCAGGATCAGATGCATACAGCTCCGGTATTGAAGGCGCTGGGGCTTGGGTATCACGTCATGGTTGAGAAACCCATGGCCACGACACCGGAAGAATGTTACCGGATGATCAATATTGCTGAACAGTCTGGCAAGCAGTTGTGGGTTGCCCATGTCCTGCGCTATACACCATTCTTTTCCACGATTAAAAGAGTAGTTGAAGAAGGCCGGATCGGAAGAATTACAAACATAAACCATAGTGAAAATGTTTCCTACTGGCACTTTGCACATTCCTACGTGAGAGGCAACTGGAGCCGAACCGAAGAGTCGAGTCCCATGATTCTGGCCAAAACCTGTCATGACCTGGACATCATCCACTGGCTTGTTGGTTCCCCGGTGAAAAAGCTGAGCTCTTTTGGTGGACTGAATTTCTACCGGAAAGAGAATGCGCCGGAAAATGCTGCCCTTCGTTGCCTCGATAATTGTGCGCTCAAAGATAACTGTCAATGGTACGCCCCGCGTCTCTATGGCAGGGCCGAACCCTTGTTGCAGGTAGGTTTGCGATCCCGATATTTTTACAAGAGACTCGTGGCCAGGATTGCCCTGGACTGCCCCTTTATCATGAAATTTGCCAGCATGATCTACCGTCCTTTGAAGACACTCGTGGAATGGGACATGTGGCCGGCTTCTGTTATTACTGATGACTTTTCGAAAGAGGGCAAGGAGCGGGCTTTGAAAGAAGGGCCCTACGGACGTTGCGTTTTCCATTGCGACAACGATGTATGCGATAACCAGATCGTCAGCATGGAATTCGAAAATGATGTAAAAGCGACTTTGACCGTTCATGGCTTTGCTTCTTCGGAGGGGCGATGGATCAGAATTGAAGGAACCAAGGGCACCTTGCTGGGGAAATTCACGGCCGAAAACCAGGAAATTGCGACTTATGATCATCATAACGTGAGAAAGAGGGTTTTGATGAAAACCGATCTGTCCCTGTCGGGGCATCTGGGCGGGGATGACGGCATAATGAAGTCTCTGGTTAAATTTCTGGAAGAGGAAAAAAACAACAAGGTTTCCAAGGTGCTTACGTCTGCAAAAGCATCCCTGGAAAGCCATCTCATGGCTTTTGCGGCAGAAATATCGCGGCAAAAAGATAAAATAGTGTTGATGGATGAGCTGAGGGAATACAGCGATGGTGCCGAGCGCGGGTTTGCTGTTTGAGATGCCTGAAAGGGGCATTTTATATTTTGATGATGGGGGTCTGGTTCATGAAAAAGGAGTATCATGGAGTTATGGTCGAGTGTATCAAGGGTGATATAGTGAAGCAGAAAGATATGGAGGCGATTGTCAATGCAGCCAATGCACGCCTTTTGCCTGGAGGCGGCGTGGCCGGGGCGATTCATCGGGCGGCAGGGCCGGGCCTCAAGGAAGAATGTGTACCACTTGGGCCGATCAAGCCCGGTGAGGCTGTGATAACCGGCGCTCACAATCTTCCCAATAAATATGTCATACATACCCTCGGGCCGGTTTATGGCGTTGATAAACCCGAGGATGAAATCTTGAGGAACTGCTACCGCAATTCTTTGCAGATTGCGGAAGACAGGAAGATCTCCTCGGTGGCTTTTCCGGCAATCTCCACGGGTATTTTTGGCTATCCGGTGGCCGAGGCAGCTGCAGTTGCCTTGAACCTGGTGGCCAGAATGGCCAGGGATCTGCAGCATGTCAAAGAAGTTCGCTTCGTGCTTCACAGTGATGCAGACCTGGCTGTTCACGAGAAGGCAATGCCCGCTTCAAACCCTGCATGAATGGAAAAGGAAACAGGCTGAACATGGCTCCTGTTCTCTACCGTTCGGATTCGGTCGAGTTGAAAAAAGAGGCCTCCTTCAAAGGAGGCCTCTTCGTATCTTTTTTCCGGGATCCGGATTATCCCCGATCCCATTTTCCTTCCCCGCGCAGGATCTCGACGATTTTTTTGGCTTCTTCCTTCAACAAAAGATAATCTGTCTTGGCCACCCTGTTCAATGGGAACTGCCCCGTTTCCACTATTTCCACATGAGAGGGCCTTGAATAGGAAGATATATCCTGACATGCTTCCAGAACCTCTTCGGGTGAAACGCTTACCCCTTCCAGCGGCTCCACGAAAGCAATGATCCCTTCAGAAAAGATGGCATGCTCTGCGCCTAGTACAGCGACCATATTGATCTTTTCTTTCAACTTCTTGATGATGTGGCGTTCAACATCGTCGGGATAAACCTGATAGCCCTTGGGTTTGATCACCATCTTGGATCTTCCGGAGAAATGCAGTCCTTCTTCGTCATAATACCCCAGATCTCCGGTATAACAGATTCCATCCCTGGATATGGTCTTTTCCGTATTCTCGGGATCATTCAGATAGCCCAGGAAGATCTGGGGGCCGCTGAAGCATATTTCTCCCACTTCGCCGGGGGGTTTTTCTTTGCCGGCATTGCCATCCCTGTCCATGGGGTCGCGGATGCTGATGGGGCATAGTGGCATATCGTAGCCGATACTGCGGCAGATTTCATCCACATCGGCATTGACATCGGTATAGGTGCAGAAGCCGGACGTTTCGGTAAGACCCAATCCGGTTCCGATTCTCGGCGCCATCGCTTTCATCTTGACCAGAAACTCCCGCGAAACAGCCTGGCCACCATAGATGGCAAAGCGTAAACTGGAGAGATCGTAGGAGTCATATTCAGGTAAAAGCCATTCCATGTTGAAGAGGGCGGGTATCTGCCCGATGCAAGTTACCTTGTGTTCTTGAATAGCCTCCAGGCTCAACTTGGGATCGAAGATATGCAAGATCACCTGGGTGCCACCGCCAAAGATGGTTGTAGCCAGTTGCTCGGTCGTACACCCGACATGGGACGGTGGAAGATTGACGAGAAATCTGTCTTCTTCCACGAGTTCAAAGGCTACCGCCAGGCCGATATTTTGTGTCAATATGCCTTCGTGGCAGAGCACTGCCGGTTTGGGTGAACCGGTCGATCCGGTGGTGAAGATGATGATGCACCCATCTCTCTTTTTAACTTTGGCTTTTGCCTTTTTCACACTACGCGTGAAAAGGCTCTTGATATAAACTTTCTTGATATCCTTGACAAATTCCGAGATGCCCTGAGCATTATCCATGACCAGCTCGGGTTCTGTCTGGAATTGTATCCAGTGGCGCACGTAAGGGGCTGACTTCATCACCTTGGCAATCATGGGCCTGAAATCGGCAACGGGTGTTTTGCCCAGAAAAAAGTAGGCTTTGGGCTTCAACTTTTCAAGGCAGTACTTGATTTCAAGTTCTTTCAGCCTCAGGTCCAGCGGGGCAATGATTACCCCGATACGGAAACAGGCGTACATAAGATACATATGTTCCTTCAACAGAGGTAAACTTGTAGCGATGATATCTCCTTTTTGCAGGCCTATGGAGAGGAGCTTGGCTGCAAATGCCGATACAGAAGTGTTGAATTCCTTCCAGGTGACTTTTTCACCGGTGTTATGTTCGATTATGGCCAACCCTTTGGGCTTTTCCCTGGCGTATTTTTCAACATAGTCAGCCAGATTGGGGAGAAGGTTCCGGTACATTTCCTTGGTCAATTGATCCTTGGCAGGGTCTTTCATTGCTTTATTTACACCTCCGTTTTCTGTGGAATCAGCAAGCAGAATGAAAGTTTACCATAATTATAAATGTTAAAATTATTATATTATAGATAGAAATATTAATCAATAGAGTTGTATGCAACCAGGGAAAGCAATATGGGCATTATCGCCACAGCAGATATAATTCCAGTTTGTATGAACCGGTAAACCTTTACAAATAATTGGCAATATCAGGTAATGGGGCATGGATTGATTGAAGGAATCTTTTAAGGTATATTGTATTACATTTATTTTGATGGTAATATCCAACTATGACAAAAGAACCATGAGAGAAATGTTGTGTTTTGAAAAGAACAGAATTGAAAGGATCGGTGATCGATGATGGGTACTGTAAAGATTGTTCTGGGGGTACTGGTAGTTGTTCTCCTGATATTCTTGATATTTACCTACAATGGTCTGGTGAGGTTGCGGCAAAGACTGAGAAATGCCTGGTCGCAGGTGGAGGTCCAGTTGAAACGTCGTTATGATTTGATTCCCAACCTGGTCAACTCGGTCAAGGGGTATGCCGCTCATGAAAAATCAACTTTTGAAGAAATTGCCCGGGTTCGGAATCAGGCTATTGCAGCCAAGACTGTAAAAGAACAATCGCAGGCAGAAACAATGTTGTCCGGCGCCTTGCGCAGCCTCTTTGCAGTAGCCGAGGCGTATCCGGAACTCAAGGCCAATGCCAATTTCATGCAATTGCAGGAGGAACTGACCAACACGGAAAGCAAAATAGCTTTTTCTCGTCAATTTTACAATGACACGGTGCAGAAATTGAACACGAGGATCGAGTTATTCCCTACCAACCTTGTAGCCGGCATGCTGGGATTCGGGCCGGCTGATTATTTCACATTGCAGGATGAGCCAGGAGCCCGCGAGCCGGTGGAGGTAAAATTCTAAAAGGGAGCATCAACTTGTTTAAACATCCTTTTTCAACTCGCATCATCTTGAGTTTCCTTTGCGCAATTTTGCTGTTGGCGATTTTCTTGCCGCGGACCGCGGAAGCCCGCAGTTTGAGGATGAATGAGTTGGTTTTTGAAGCTGAAATTTTTCCGGACGGTTCGATCTCGGTTATCGGGTAAATAACCTGGTAAAGGTTCACAATGATGTGGCCGGGTTCTACCGTAAATTTGTTGGAGAGAAATTGCCTTTGCCTTGTTGAAACGGAGGAGATAATTGCCAGGGTGGATTGCATCTCACCGATCTGGTGGTCGGTATTCGGATTCGGCTGATTGTTCAACATTGCAGGATGAACCAGGAGCCCGCGAGCCGATGGAGATAAAATTATAAAGGGGAGGAATCAACTTGTCTAAACGTCCTTTTTCAACACACATCATCTTGAGTTTCCTTTGCGCAATTTTGCTGTCGGCGATTTTCTTGCCGCAGACCGCGGAAGCCCGCAGTTTAAGGATGAATGAGTTGGTTTATGAAGCTGAACTTTTACCGGACGGTTCGATGTCGGTTACCGAGCGGATCACTGTCACTTTCAACGGCACCTATGAAGGATATTTTGTATCCATTCCCCTGGACTCCACCACCATAAGTGATATCACGGTCGCCGAGGAGGGGGTCGCATACAGTTTCAATCCGGGGGAAGATTATGGGCCACCAGGCACCTTTCTTGTCAAGCAGGATTCCAATGAAATGCTTGTCGATTGGAGTATCGATGCTACCGATGAGCAACGTACTTTCGACCTCAGTTATCGGGTGAATAACCTGGTAAAGGTGCACAATGATGTGGCCGAGTTCTACCGTAAATTTGTTGGAGAGAAGAACGAACAGAAAATTGAAAGGGTGGTTGTCCGGCTGCTGCTTCCGCCGGGAGCTGAAAATTTCACGCCGGGGACGGATATACGGATCTGGGGGCATGGTCCCCTGCACGGCGATGTTGATTTTGGAGGACCGCGCGAGGTGATCTGGCAAATATCGGATATGCCGGCCGGCGAATTTCTGGAAGGGCGTCTGACCATGCCCGTGCAGCTTTTCCCGGAGACCCCCGCGGCCATGAAAACGGACCGGGATGCCCTGGCCTCGATTCTGGAAGAAGAGGAAGAATGGGCTGCCAAAGCCAATCTCGGCCGTTCGTGGGCGCGTCTGGAAATTGTTGCTGCCGTGATACTCGCCCTGCTAACCATAGCTGCTCTCATATGGTTATGGTTCAGATATGGCAAGAGGCACAGACCCGAATTTCAGGGGGATTATTACAGGGAACTACCCGCCGATTATCCCCCGGCGGTGATGTCAGTTCTTTGGAACTGGGGCAAGGTGAAGACGCACGATGTTACGGCCACCCTTATGGATCTGGCCCGGCGCGGTTTTATTTATATCGAGCAGCAGATGTATGAAAAAAAGAGATTGTTGGGAAACAAAAATATCGTTACCTACCTGCTGACGCTGCAAAATGAAAAATACGAAAGAGAAAAAGATGGGCTGCAACCACATGAACGTAAATTGATCGACTATTTTTTTACAACCATTTCGAAGGATAACCGCACGTTATATCTGTATGATATCGAGCAATTTTCCCGAAAGCGCAGCCGCGAATTCTACTATAGTTTCTGGGTGCAGTGGAGTGATTCCCTGTCCAGCAAAGGGGATCAATACAAATGGTTTGAAGGTATCCCCCAGAATGCCCGCTGGATACCGCTTGTAATCGGGATGGCATCCTTTGCCCTTGGTATGTTCCTGGTCAACAAAGATGTTTCCATTCTGGGGTGGACTGTATGTGCTTGCGCTATTCTGGTTGGTTTGCTCCCCCTCTTTTTCAAGCGGCGTTCCCGGGCGGCCAGCGAGGATTTCAGCAAATGGAAGGCGTTCCGCAAATTCCTGCTGCATTTTTCCGAAATGCAACGTCATGAAATACCCAGTCTGATTATCTGGGAACACTATCTGGTCTATGCTGTAAGCCTGGGGGTAGCCAGGGAAGTGATGAAACAACTGGAGATCGTCTTCCCCAATCTCCAGGATAGTGACTACCGCTTCGGGCAGCACTGGTATTACGGAACAGCTACCGCAGGGATGATCAGCCTGGGCGACAATTTTGAAAAAATTGGCCAGAGCCTGCAACAGTCCATAAGAGCCGCGGAAAGGACAGTGCGGGCTGCTGAAAGCAGATCCTCGAGCGGTTCGGGTGGCGGCGGTGGGTTCTCCGGCGGTGGCGGGGGAGGTTCCGGAGGAGGCAGCTACGGTGGCCGTTGATTTTCTGCCAGTTACCGGGTCAAAAGGAGGGCACCCGTGCCGCACGTGATGTGAAAACAGCGATGGGCGGAAAGGGCAATTCCGGCTGCCTACGTATTGCTTTCCCTGATAAATTCATCTTTCTTTTTGTCTTGCAGATAATAGAGTTCATGGGATTTTGCCTTCTTTTCCCGTTCCCATAATTCGTAACCCCTTTCCTGGCAACGGGAGCAGGCATACAGTGGAATGCTGATTCCCAGAATCCGGTGGTCCCGGGGGCGGGCGCCGAGGCTTCGCGAGGAAACCTTGTAAATGCCGGGGCAGTCTGCACAGCAATATACAGATTCCTGTTGTTGTTCCCGGATACCGTCGGTGTCGTAATAGATCTGGCGGTTGTTTCTGTAGATTTTATCTGCGGGGAACAGTTCCTCCCTGTCAGGGGCTTGCCGGGCAAGTTTCTCCTGCCAGTAGCCTATCATATCCTTGATATATGCCGTAACCCGGGTGCTTTGCTCGAAATTTTGCTTGCGATATTCGGGTTCTATTACATGGTTGTAGTCCTGGCCGGCCAGGGCCAGTATGATGGCCAGATTGACGTAGGGAAGGGCTGTTTCGATCGCGTATCCGCCTTCCAGAACGGCCAGATCGGGATTCAATTCCTCGGTGAGCCGGGCATAACCCTGGCTGGTGACTCGCATGTTGGCGAGGGGATCGGTAAAATGGTTGTCCTGCCCCGCGGAGTTGATAATCAACTCGGGGGCAAATTCTTTCAGCAGAGGGCGTATTATCTGCCGCCACACTTCAAGAAATCCCTCATCGGTAGTCTGGGGGGGCAGAGGGATATTGATGTTCTTCAAAAAAGCCCCCGGCCCTCCGGCCTCATCGACGAAACCCGATCCGGGATAGAGCGTTCTGCCATCCTGATGCAGGGAGATAAAGAGCACGTCGGGATCATGATAGAAAATATCCTGTGTACCATCGCCGTGATGAACATCGGTGTCAACCACGGCAATTTTTTTCAGGCCGTATTTATGGCGTAGATACTCGACGAGGATGGCTTCATTGTTGATGTTGCAGAATCCCCGGTTGCCAAAAGCAACGCGCATGGCATGATGCCCCGGGGGGCGTACCAGGGAGAAACCGTTTCTTATCTCTCGATTCATCAGGGCATCGCCCAGCTTCAAGGCACTGCCGGCAGAGATAAAGTGGGCATTGGTTGCCTGCGCTTCGGTGTCGGGAACACAGAAATGAACCCTGTCAATATCTTTTTTCTCGGCCAGGCGGGGTGTATATTCAGTTATATTCAGATGGTCCAGAACCCCTTCCTCGAAGATCTGATCCCTGGTGTAAAGAAGACGTTCTTCCCGCTCCGGATGAGTGGGCGAGATGGCCCAATCAAAAGCCGGAAAAAAAATCAGCCCTGTTTTATTCATGTGATTTCACCGCCTCCTCGACAAACCCCCTGATCCCCGGAACGGTCTGCAATCCGATCTGGAAGATCTTTCCCGTGGTAGCCCAGCCACGGACAATATTGAAACATTCCTCATAGGTAAATTCTGTTGCACTTTCGGGCAGATTCCATTCTTTTGCTGTCTTGTCAAAAAGGTCCTGAACAATTTTTCTGGCGTCCATGATATTTGACGGCGGGCGGTCGAGAGCCCCCTGTAGACCGCCGATATTCGTGGAATAGGATTTTCTTTCTGTGTCGGCGAAATAATCCAATTTCATGGTCGGTCTGGCCATCGCTGCACCTATGGCATTGGCGGTGGAATGGTAAGGGGGGACAATTACCTCCCGGTTTTTTTTCAGGGCCAGGTATTGGCCTATACCGGCTGCCGGCCCACCTATACAGATAATCTTGTGTGGGTGTTTTTTCTGCGCTGACAGAACCTGCCAGATGCGGTAGGCAGGTTCTTCCTCCCATATTTTGAACATCTCTTCCAACTTTGTTTTCAGCTTGTCGGTAAAAAGTTCAAGAACCTGTGCGCAAAAGTCAAGCGGCTCCGTATCCAGGGAAGCAGCCATCATCTCCATCTCTTTTTTTATCGGTTCCGAAGAAGGAAAATCGCTGTACCCGATGTGGACAAGAGCGTCTGTAACCGTGAGGCGGGGACCCCCGGCGCAGAGGGCGGGACCTTCCCTCTTCCCCAGGCATATGGCGCCATCTTTTATGCGGAGGGAGCTATCTCCGCCGATGGACAGGGAGGCCACGGCCAGGGAGCGTAAAGGAATGGGATGGCCCTTGATAAAAGTGCCCCTTTCCGCCAGCAATGGTTTGCCATCCAGAAGCAATGCCATATCGGTTGTTGTACCTCCGATATCCATTACCACGGCGGTGATCCGTTCTCCGGTAGTAGCCAGAGCACCCAATGTGCTGGCAGCCGGTCCGGAGAAGATCGTTTCCAGGGGATAGCGCAGCGATACGTCAAGGGGCAATGTACCTCCATCGGCTTTCAATATCGAAAGAGGGCAATCAAGTTTTAGCTGCTGGAGTGTGGATGTTATTTTATCCTGAAAATCCTGACAAGCTTCCCCGGTTGCCAGGGTGTAATATGCGCCGTTTGCCCTGCATACCCAGTTCAGCAAACCGCTTGCCCGGTGACTGGCCATCACTTCAAATGCAGGAAAATGTTTGCGGATGAAGTTAACGACCTCGAGCTCCAGGGAAGGATTCCTCTGGCTGAACTTGCATGCGACAACCATGTGTCCGATCTGTTTCTGTTGAAAATATGAACAAGCCTCCATGATTTCGGAGGAATCCACGGGTTCAATAACCCTGCCCCTGTAGTCGACAGATCCTTGCAGTATTCTGGTTTCTGCGGCAAAAGGAAGGTGGTGAGGGTTTGCACCGGGGCCGGGCAACAGAAGCAACCCGGTCTCGGGCAGGTTGCCCTGCAAGATCAAATTGGTGATAAGTGTGGTGCTTAAATTGACCTGGTCTATTTCCTGCGGTTTGACACCGATCAGTATTTCTTCCAGAGCGTTGTGTATCGAGATGGACAGATCCACCCCGGTCTCAACTTTGACCGATTTTATTATTTTCTGCCCATCAACAAGCACTCCGTCGGTAAAGGTTCCCCCGATATCGATGCCGATAAACATTTTGTTCCCCCGCGATATTGTTCTGCCTTATTTCCAACCATCTGGAAATGACCGGCAGCCTTTTTAAGAGATGGTGCAGCGATCCGGATGTTGTCATTCATGCAGGCGATGATTATCAGAACAGAAAGGACCTGCAACCGTCTTTTCACTACGTCATCGTATCATGCTGGCAAACAGAATGTCAATTTGTGGAGATGGGCTACATCATTTTGTCTCCCTTCCGTAACAAGAGTTACCTTCCCTGGATCGTTGCTAAAATTTCCTGCATGGTGGTTCCAGGATATTTTCACCATGCCAAAAAAGGATTTTGGCTTGGAAAACAATAAGTATATAGTTGGTGTCTGTTGCTTGACCCTGTTAGTTTTGCGAGATGGGAAGGTGGAGAAATGGAGGGGAAGGAACTCGATGTTTCCCGGGAGTATATTGCCCTCATGGAACAACTATCATCCCTGAAAACCGAACTTTCC
It contains:
- a CDS encoding efflux RND transporter permease subunit — translated: MNLAKLAVERPIATCTILLLVMVIGIVSLSQASLGLLPDIEPPVLAVITLFPGSAPQETLSLVTEPIEDMASTTSGLTTLYSFSQESLSLIVLQFKWGTNVSALREDIGARLDLLTLPEGVQRPIILEFDPTMMPIMQVSVSGSEDLIALTDQAHEVIAPRLDTVPGIASVSVEGGINQDLFVHLSPRMVEENNLSFSTIVDILRASLLDIPAGIKDIDEHNVRLRFVGKTPDIDLIRNIVVGFNMDEEKLKNIIGKSINIDLNKHLSSMDLPEFKPEDIPMETIYLKDMVEDIHIDKDRNYVSITLAPDQQDDTVSTDTLVDLLPPEWREYLPWEPADDLLPPEELDQGQIIIPIQDDYLKNIDEEQIGNLVVSRVPDYELWMEQIKAGVTRELDHASRKIEDSLAELALTYILTQAGMADQTQMFEGDLPLIPIYLGSIGDIGIAKHPQSTITRINRQPGISLILQKEGDANTVAVAREVRKVLDEIKDEFASDGKEISYAFPLDQGREIEMALKDLGWTLLGGALLAIVILMLFLKNWRTALIIGLSIPTAVIFTFSILYFTKMTINLMTLGGLALSAGMLVDNSIVVSENIYRHFQLGATPRDAAVKGSNEVFGAIFASTLTTICVFFPVVFLSGIAGELFTEFAVTVACALLASLVIALTVVPLLASILLGTGKDMEAAPPRLPFYRRIMDRAIKYRWPVAVGGVLFFLLGVMFYPSLGTDLFPIPEEPSFSIDITLPPGTPMHHTDDYVKEVEQILEQYDQIDSFSARVGDAGFLGMAMESGMTNQARIKVRLNQDSFRDIDNLIARIRKQTAKILPEAELIFTRETLLEASGMEVGLELDIEGESLEKVKDLSAVVAEKLGALPTLTDVKSLMEENRPEIHINIDQEKALENGITTFQIAMAIRQAIQGVTVTNLEIDDNLYSLIVGYKEDELSTTEELEKISVQTMTGSHVRLEDVATLEESFGPLSIPRKNKHIIGQVQAQYRGLDFGTAQDEALNALEEIDIPPGYKIEPSGTAKIMEEAFGELELVFIVAALLVYFVMAAQFESVLYPFIIILSLPLAYTGAILALLITRNSVSVPAMIGAIVLSGVFVNSGIIMVDFINQLRQIHKLPLKEAIVEGAVARLRPILMTTLTTILGLLPLAFGMGQGSQIQAPMAIAIIGGQTGGTLLLLVFIPVLYYLFSRRAEKKETKHSS
- a CDS encoding Gfo/Idh/MocA family oxidoreductase, whose translation is MVTAILIGAGDRGSGVYGQWALKNKKRIRFVAVAEPRPVRREKFAAAHGIGPEKCFESWEDILEQEKMADICFVATQDQMHTAPVLKALGLGYHVMVEKPMATTPEECYRMINIAEQSGKQLWVAHVLRYTPFFSTIKRVVEEGRIGRITNINHSENVSYWHFAHSYVRGNWSRTEESSPMILAKTCHDLDIIHWLVGSPVKKLSSFGGLNFYRKENAPENAALRCLDNCALKDNCQWYAPRLYGRAEPLLQVGLRSRYFYKRLVARIALDCPFIMKFASMIYRPLKTLVEWDMWPASVITDDFSKEGKERALKEGPYGRCVFHCDNDVCDNQIVSMEFENDVKATLTVHGFASSEGRWIRIEGTKGTLLGKFTAENQEIATYDHHNVRKRVLMKTDLSLSGHLGGDDGIMKSLVKFLEEEKNNKVSKVLTSAKASLESHLMAFAAEISRQKDKIVLMDELREYSDGAERGFAV
- a CDS encoding macro domain-containing protein produces the protein MKKEYHGVMVECIKGDIVKQKDMEAIVNAANARLLPGGGVAGAIHRAAGPGLKEECVPLGPIKPGEAVITGAHNLPNKYVIHTLGPVYGVDKPEDEILRNCYRNSLQIAEDRKISSVAFPAISTGIFGYPVAEAAAVALNLVARMARDLQHVKEVRFVLHSDADLAVHEKAMPASNPA
- a CDS encoding acyl--CoA ligase, whose protein sequence is MKDPAKDQLTKEMYRNLLPNLADYVEKYAREKPKGLAIIEHNTGEKVTWKEFNTSVSAFAAKLLSIGLQKGDIIATSLPLLKEHMYLMYACFRIGVIIAPLDLRLKELEIKYCLEKLKPKAYFFLGKTPVADFRPMIAKVMKSAPYVRHWIQFQTEPELVMDNAQGISEFVKDIKKVYIKSLFTRSVKKAKAKVKKRDGCIIIFTTGSTGSPKPAVLCHEGILTQNIGLAVAFELVEEDRFLVNLPPSHVGCTTEQLATTIFGGGTQVILHIFDPKLSLEAIQEHKVTCIGQIPALFNMEWLLPEYDSYDLSSLRFAIYGGQAVSREFLVKMKAMAPRIGTGLGLTETSGFCTYTDVNADVDEICRSIGYDMPLCPISIRDPMDRDGNAGKEKPPGEVGEICFSGPQIFLGYLNDPENTEKTISRDGICYTGDLGYYDEEGLHFSGRSKMVIKPKGYQVYPDDVERHIIKKLKEKINMVAVLGAEHAIFSEGIIAFVEPLEGVSVSPEEVLEACQDISSYSRPSHVEIVETGQFPLNRVAKTDYLLLKEEAKKIVEILRGEGKWDRG
- a CDS encoding LemA family protein; protein product: MGTVKIVLGVLVVVLLIFLIFTYNGLVRLRQRLRNAWSQVEVQLKRRYDLIPNLVNSVKGYAAHEKSTFEEIARVRNQAIAAKTVKEQSQAETMLSGALRSLFAVAEAYPELKANANFMQLQEELTNTESKIAFSRQFYNDTVQKLNTRIELFPTNLVAGMLGFGPADYFTLQDEPGAREPVEVKF